The following proteins come from a genomic window of Aquimarina sp. MAR_2010_214:
- a CDS encoding CbbQ/NirQ/NorQ/GpvN family protein yields the protein MPSITTEEKNNINSKKLMIPFYKPIKKEIEVFEHSYKSKIPFLLKGPTGTGKSRFIEYMAYQLSKPLITVSCHEETSSTDLIGRYIIKGAETIWLDGPLTTAVKTGAILYLDEIAEARPDVIVAIHSLTDHRRELFIDKLGETIKAHPDFMLVASFNPGYQRGFKELKPSTRQRFVAISFDYPDSKIEADILINETDILPADAKKLVNIANKIRNLTELGLTETVSTRLLVDAAKLIHSGLPKRLAAHVAIVEPLTDDLEVINALKDLCDLMI from the coding sequence ATGCCAAGTATTACAACTGAAGAAAAAAATAATATTAATTCTAAGAAATTAATGATACCATTCTATAAACCAATAAAAAAGGAAATAGAAGTTTTTGAACATTCTTACAAAAGCAAAATTCCGTTTTTATTAAAAGGACCTACAGGTACCGGTAAATCAAGGTTTATTGAGTATATGGCGTATCAATTAAGCAAGCCCCTAATTACAGTTAGTTGTCATGAAGAGACCTCTTCTACAGATTTAATAGGTAGGTATATTATCAAAGGAGCCGAGACCATCTGGTTGGACGGCCCATTAACTACCGCAGTTAAAACAGGAGCCATTCTTTATTTGGATGAAATTGCAGAGGCAAGACCAGATGTGATTGTTGCTATTCACTCACTTACAGATCATAGAAGAGAATTGTTTATCGATAAATTAGGAGAAACCATAAAAGCGCACCCAGATTTTATGTTAGTTGCCTCTTTTAATCCAGGGTATCAACGAGGGTTTAAAGAGTTAAAACCTTCAACAAGGCAGCGTTTTGTGGCAATATCTTTTGATTATCCAGATTCTAAAATCGAAGCAGATATTTTGATAAATGAAACAGATATTCTTCCGGCTGATGCCAAAAAACTAGTAAATATTGCAAACAAAATTAGAAACTTAACCGAGTTAGGCTTAACTGAAACCGTTTCTACACGACTGCTGGTAGATGCCGCAAAATTAATTCATTCTGGTTTGCCAAAACGTCTCGCAGCACATGTGGCTATCGTAGAACCTCTCACAGATGATCTTGAGGTGATCAATGCTTTAAAAGATCTATGTGACTTGATGATATAA
- a CDS encoding nitric oxide reductase activation protein NorD: MFEFEPDEYIFTKFAHYFKRRRKKKEANLAYAITLNDIKPRLTIFARAITGKPIEIYEAEREGGYKNNNFFLPSKYAEFLSVEENISFYLFRVLYLATQKNLDLNWNDTSEHSVDESRTLALDTSSKVLKYLFEDFPITENYYQKFIEYYTKKTKKETPVDYSFIYGKWMRNIPEEMLNDTLNNFTEKIKTTNPEQPKTTLKANAVEEIISIQIDEKQVEDAVLQHQFEKVETADEFGGNFRNMDGDDELDDHANALEDLNMKYTVRVDDTAHSVYQADFIENTTIAESAERNEKGYFIPYDEWDYAKRTYKDNFCKVYPKTILKTDVEYYKKTISKNGSTLLGLRKMLTTVNNRYQQQRRQTQGEEFDLDAITDLFVDVHSGVTPSEKIYLSKQKKEKDLSILLLLDSSLSSDGYAAGNRVIDVEKQVSILFGEILDEFNIDFSINCFYSKTRNHSSYVTIKGFDDNWSKAKFKIGAVEPGGYTRIGPALRHSGALLDKRNTKNKWIILISDGKPNDYDRYEGKYGINDIKQALRELNERQINSYALAIEAQAKYYLPQMFGQNHYQILTTPVELLQSLVKLYEKIKHQN; this comes from the coding sequence ATGTTTGAGTTTGAACCAGATGAATATATCTTTACCAAGTTTGCCCATTATTTCAAACGGCGTAGAAAGAAAAAGGAAGCAAACTTGGCTTATGCAATAACATTAAATGACATAAAACCTCGTTTAACCATTTTTGCAAGAGCCATTACAGGTAAACCTATCGAAATTTATGAAGCTGAAAGAGAAGGTGGTTATAAAAATAACAACTTCTTTTTACCTTCAAAATATGCTGAATTCTTATCAGTCGAAGAAAATATTTCTTTTTATCTGTTCAGGGTATTGTATCTAGCTACTCAAAAAAATTTAGATTTGAATTGGAATGACACCTCAGAACATTCTGTAGACGAATCCCGAACACTAGCCTTAGATACTTCATCAAAAGTACTGAAGTATTTATTTGAAGACTTTCCGATCACCGAGAATTATTATCAAAAATTCATAGAATATTATACCAAAAAAACTAAAAAAGAAACACCAGTAGATTATTCATTTATTTATGGGAAGTGGATGCGCAATATTCCTGAAGAAATGCTCAATGATACTTTGAATAACTTCACCGAAAAAATAAAAACTACTAATCCAGAGCAGCCAAAAACAACGTTGAAAGCTAATGCGGTAGAGGAAATAATTTCAATTCAGATAGATGAAAAACAAGTAGAAGATGCTGTCTTACAACATCAGTTTGAAAAGGTGGAAACGGCAGATGAATTCGGAGGGAATTTCAGAAACATGGATGGAGATGATGAGCTAGATGATCATGCTAATGCTTTAGAAGATTTAAATATGAAGTACACTGTGCGAGTTGATGACACCGCACATTCGGTTTATCAGGCGGATTTTATAGAAAATACAACCATTGCAGAAAGTGCCGAAAGAAATGAAAAAGGATATTTTATCCCTTATGATGAATGGGATTATGCAAAGCGCACCTATAAAGACAATTTCTGTAAAGTATATCCCAAAACCATTCTAAAAACAGATGTAGAATATTATAAAAAAACAATATCTAAGAATGGATCTACGCTGCTTGGTTTACGAAAAATGTTGACAACAGTTAATAATAGATACCAACAGCAACGTAGACAAACACAAGGAGAAGAATTTGATTTAGATGCCATAACCGATTTGTTTGTCGATGTACATTCTGGAGTAACTCCATCTGAAAAAATATATTTATCAAAACAAAAAAAAGAAAAAGACCTATCCATTTTACTATTGTTAGATAGTAGTTTATCTAGTGATGGCTATGCTGCTGGTAATCGGGTTATCGATGTAGAAAAACAAGTTTCCATTCTTTTTGGTGAAATATTAGATGAATTTAATATCGATTTCTCAATCAATTGTTTCTATTCGAAAACCAGAAATCATTCTAGTTATGTAACAATCAAAGGTTTTGATGATAATTGGAGTAAAGCAAAATTTAAAATAGGAGCTGTAGAGCCTGGAGGATATACTCGCATAGGACCGGCACTTCGACATTCGGGAGCATTATTGGATAAAAGAAATACGAAGAACAAATGGATTATTCTTATTTCTGATGGAAAACCAAATGATTATGATAGATATGAAGGGAAATATGGAATCAATGATATAAAACAAGCCTTACGAGAACTTAATGAACGCCAAATAAATTCATATGCCCTGGCAATTGAAGCACAGGCAAAATACTATTTGCCACAGATGTTTGGGCAAAACCATTATCAAATTTTAACAACACCAGTAGAACTACTACAATCATTAGTAAAACTCTACGAGAAGATTAAACACCAAAATTAA
- a CDS encoding DUF438 domain-containing protein has product MNSFLSEIEKLPEGHPVKVYYQESELIQELLSELYEADAVKDFQKYFNIFNQLTTIEKRFARKENQLFPYLEKHGWNGPSRGMWSFHDNLRDQIRLLNTYNAERNTSKISENLPYLIEGIKRLLIIEDMRLFPNAMQILSEADWKEFYEGDEEMGWMLSEKPIPYPEREASYIHPSEDFTERDLSFSLENTFHYDEGYMTPDQVNLLLRYLPVDITYVDENDKVIFYNRGEDRVFPRSKGIIGREVRFCHPPKSVDMVLRIVDEFRAGTKDVAEFWFNYRGQVIHIRYFAIRDKNKNYKGVIEMSQDVTDIQKLKGEKRLLDWD; this is encoded by the coding sequence ATGAACTCTTTTTTATCAGAAATAGAAAAATTACCAGAGGGACATCCGGTAAAAGTGTATTATCAGGAAAGTGAACTAATTCAGGAATTATTATCAGAATTATACGAAGCAGATGCGGTAAAAGATTTTCAAAAGTATTTTAATATATTCAATCAGCTAACTACAATAGAAAAACGATTTGCTCGAAAAGAAAACCAATTATTTCCCTACTTAGAAAAGCATGGTTGGAATGGCCCCAGTCGTGGTATGTGGTCGTTTCATGATAATTTAAGAGACCAGATAAGGTTATTGAATACGTACAATGCAGAGAGAAATACTTCTAAAATATCAGAAAACCTTCCATATTTAATTGAAGGTATAAAACGTCTTTTGATTATCGAAGATATGCGATTATTTCCTAATGCTATGCAAATACTTTCCGAAGCAGACTGGAAAGAGTTTTATGAAGGAGACGAAGAAATGGGGTGGATGTTATCCGAAAAACCAATTCCATATCCTGAAAGAGAAGCATCATATATTCATCCAAGCGAAGATTTTACAGAACGTGATTTATCTTTTTCGTTAGAGAATACTTTTCATTATGATGAAGGATATATGACTCCTGATCAGGTAAACTTATTACTTCGATATTTACCAGTTGATATTACATATGTAGATGAAAATGATAAAGTTATTTTTTATAATCGGGGAGAGGATAGGGTTTTTCCCAGAAGTAAAGGAATTATAGGAAGAGAAGTTCGTTTTTGTCATCCGCCCAAAAGTGTGGATATGGTATTGCGTATTGTAGATGAATTTAGAGCAGGTACAAAAGATGTTGCAGAGTTCTGGTTTAATTATAGAGGTCAGGTAATTCATATCAGATACTTTGCTATTAGAGATAAAAACAAAAATTATAAAGGAGTTATCGAAATGTCTCAGGATGTAACCGATATTCAAAAACTGAAAGGTGAAAAACGATTGTTAGATTGGGATTAA
- a CDS encoding cytochrome c oxidase subunit 3 yields the protein MKISEIDHKNIFYPPGGILLWIIIYLELLTFGIALIVMVFYGKQEPDIFHTSRLLLNPTFGMMNTIFLLTSGFLMAISVRELKTQNTQKAKQYLLLTMFFGMLFLLLKTIEYYDKIEAGLGMGYNTFFSFYWMLTLFHVVHVIVGLVILITIYYGILKEKKSTTIEDVEASAAFWHMCDLIWLLLFPIMYLLF from the coding sequence ATGAAAATATCAGAAATAGATCATAAAAACATATTTTATCCACCGGGAGGAATCTTGTTATGGATCATCATTTATTTGGAATTATTAACCTTTGGAATTGCTTTGATTGTTATGGTGTTTTATGGTAAGCAAGAACCAGATATTTTTCATACTTCGAGATTACTATTAAATCCCACTTTTGGGATGATGAATACTATTTTTTTATTGACAAGTGGTTTTTTAATGGCAATAAGTGTACGAGAACTGAAAACTCAGAATACACAAAAAGCAAAACAATACTTATTGTTGACAATGTTTTTTGGAATGCTTTTTTTACTATTAAAAACTATTGAATATTATGATAAAATTGAAGCTGGTTTAGGTATGGGATATAATACTTTTTTTAGTTTTTATTGGATGCTTACCCTTTTTCATGTAGTACATGTTATTGTTGGTTTGGTGATTTTGATTACCATTTATTATGGAATCCTAAAAGAAAAAAAATCAACCACAATTGAAGATGTAGAAGCCAGTGCTGCATTTTGGCATATGTGCGATTTAATATGGTTACTTCTTTTTCCTATAATGTATTTACTTTTTTAA
- a CDS encoding cytochrome C oxidase subunit IV family protein, which produces MNKTAIYTWILLLILTVVSALFSQVEGKYIVLVILILSVLKFIGVAFQFMELKNAHSFWKYAIIFFVLLFMVIVMII; this is translated from the coding sequence ATGAACAAAACTGCAATATATACCTGGATTCTTTTATTAATACTTACTGTAGTATCTGCTTTATTTTCTCAAGTTGAAGGGAAGTATATTGTTCTTGTTATCCTGATCCTATCAGTATTGAAATTTATTGGTGTTGCTTTTCAGTTTATGGAACTTAAAAATGCTCATTCCTTTTGGAAATATGCAATCATTTTTTTTGTTTTACTTTTTATGGTAATTGTAATGATTATATAA
- a CDS encoding acetate--CoA ligase family protein — MINRQLLDPKNIVIVGGSNDIKKPGGKIVKNILEGGFEGKLNIINPKEDKVQGIKSYHSVNDIPNTDLAILAIPSKYCLETVRVLALQKNTKAFIIISAGFSETNEEGQQLEKEIANLVNSVNGCLIGPNCIGVLCEKYKGVFTTPIPEYNKKGCDLISSSGATAVFIMEAGASLGVKFANVYSVGNAAQTGVEEILEYMDTNYDPNIDPQVKLLYLEAIKNPQKLLKHASSLIRKGAKIAAIKAGSTAEGSRAASSHTGAIASSDMTVRALFKKAGIVYCSSREELLSVASIFNYKPLKGKNIAIITHAGGSAVMLSDELSKGGLEIPVIEGKDAKTLESFLYPGSSVSNPIDFLATGTAEQLGIIIDYCEHKFDHIDAMAVVFGSPGLFDVENVYNVLSVKLDICKKPIFPVLPSVINARKEINTFLEKGNINFPDEVVLGKALAQVYKTPPPTTEDVQLPNVDVKKIRAVIDNAKSGYLSPFEATQLLDAAGVPRVIEIVESNKETLITEASKMNFPLVMKVVGPLHKSDAQGVILNVNSIEEVTQNFDKLMQINNATGVMIQAMLSGIELFVGVKKEPGFNHTILCGLGGIYIEIMNDVTAGLSPLSKPEIQAMIASLKGYKLIQGIRGKEGVSETLFIEIIQRISALVEAAPEIVEMDINPLMGTQKAITAVDIRINIVK, encoded by the coding sequence ATGATAAATAGACAATTACTAGACCCCAAAAACATTGTTATTGTTGGTGGTTCTAATGATATTAAAAAACCTGGAGGAAAAATTGTAAAAAATATTCTTGAGGGAGGGTTCGAAGGAAAACTTAATATTATAAATCCAAAGGAGGATAAAGTACAAGGAATAAAAAGTTATCACTCTGTTAATGATATTCCTAATACAGATTTGGCTATACTGGCAATACCATCTAAATATTGTTTAGAAACAGTACGTGTTTTAGCGCTACAGAAAAACACAAAAGCATTCATAATTATTTCTGCTGGATTCTCAGAAACTAATGAAGAAGGACAACAATTAGAAAAAGAAATTGCCAATCTTGTAAATAGTGTAAATGGCTGTTTAATTGGTCCAAATTGTATTGGTGTTTTATGCGAAAAATATAAAGGAGTTTTTACAACTCCCATTCCCGAGTATAATAAAAAAGGTTGTGATTTAATCTCAAGTTCTGGGGCGACAGCAGTTTTTATTATGGAAGCAGGAGCATCTTTAGGTGTAAAATTTGCCAATGTATATTCAGTAGGAAATGCGGCTCAAACAGGTGTAGAGGAAATACTTGAATATATGGATACGAATTATGATCCAAACATCGATCCGCAAGTTAAACTACTTTATTTAGAAGCAATTAAAAATCCGCAAAAACTATTAAAACATGCCTCCTCTCTAATTCGAAAAGGGGCTAAAATAGCAGCAATAAAAGCAGGAAGCACAGCCGAAGGTAGTAGAGCTGCCTCTTCTCACACAGGTGCTATAGCAAGCTCTGATATGACGGTAAGAGCCTTGTTTAAAAAAGCAGGAATAGTGTATTGTAGTAGCAGAGAAGAATTATTAAGTGTAGCTTCAATTTTTAATTATAAGCCTCTTAAAGGTAAAAATATTGCGATAATTACGCATGCGGGTGGTTCTGCAGTAATGCTATCTGATGAACTCTCAAAAGGCGGATTAGAAATACCGGTTATCGAGGGTAAAGATGCAAAAACACTTGAGAGTTTTTTATACCCAGGTTCTTCGGTGAGCAACCCCATTGATTTTCTAGCTACAGGAACAGCAGAACAATTGGGTATTATTATTGATTATTGTGAGCATAAGTTTGATCATATAGATGCTATGGCTGTAGTTTTTGGTAGCCCTGGATTGTTTGATGTAGAAAATGTTTACAATGTACTAAGTGTAAAATTGGATATTTGTAAAAAACCAATTTTTCCTGTATTGCCATCAGTTATAAATGCTCGAAAAGAAATCAATACATTTTTAGAAAAAGGAAATATTAACTTTCCTGATGAAGTAGTTTTAGGGAAAGCTTTAGCTCAAGTATATAAAACTCCACCACCTACTACAGAAGATGTACAATTGCCAAATGTTGATGTAAAGAAAATAAGAGCTGTTATCGATAATGCTAAATCAGGCTACTTATCACCTTTTGAAGCAACTCAACTTTTGGATGCTGCTGGTGTACCTAGAGTTATAGAAATTGTTGAATCTAACAAAGAAACTTTGATAACTGAAGCTTCAAAGATGAATTTTCCATTAGTAATGAAGGTCGTTGGCCCTTTACATAAATCAGATGCACAGGGCGTTATTTTGAATGTAAATTCTATAGAAGAAGTTACTCAAAACTTTGATAAGCTCATGCAAATTAACAATGCTACCGGTGTTATGATTCAAGCTATGCTCAGCGGTATCGAATTATTTGTTGGAGTTAAAAAAGAACCTGGCTTTAATCATACTATACTATGTGGACTAGGAGGTATTTATATTGAAATCATGAATGATGTTACTGCAGGTTTAAGTCCTTTATCAAAACCAGAAATACAAGCAATGATTGCCTCATTAAAAGGCTATAAGCTAATTCAAGGTATTCGTGGTAAAGAGGGCGTTAGCGAAACCCTCTTTATTGAAATCATTCAACGTATCTCTGCACTGGTAGAAGCAGCTCCTGAAATAGTAGAAATGGATATCAACCCCCTAATGGGAACACAAAAAGCGATTACTGCCGTAGACATACGTATAAACATTGTAAAATAA
- a CDS encoding CBS domain-containing protein, producing the protein MKKRTPVSKIMTSDVITLNHTNGLETAEKLFKDNNIRHIPVVSGNAITGMLSYTDLLRISFADAVDVDERDVDTVVYEMFTIEQVMAKNLISVNSNTTIKEVAEILSKKEFHALPVVDNGKLVGIVTTTDLINYLLEQF; encoded by the coding sequence ATGAAAAAAAGAACACCTGTTTCCAAAATTATGACTTCCGATGTAATAACTTTAAATCACACTAATGGTTTAGAAACAGCGGAAAAGTTATTTAAAGATAATAATATTCGTCATATTCCTGTAGTAAGTGGTAATGCTATTACTGGTATGTTAAGCTACACAGACTTACTACGTATTAGTTTTGCAGATGCGGTAGATGTAGATGAGCGTGATGTTGATACTGTAGTTTATGAAATGTTTACTATAGAACAGGTAATGGCAAAAAACCTGATTAGCGTAAACTCTAATACTACAATCAAAGAAGTTGCAGAAATATTATCGAAGAAAGAATTTCATGCACTACCAGTAGTAGATAATGGTAAATTGGTTGGTATTGTTACAACTACAGATTTAATAAATTATTTACTAGAACAATTCTAA
- a CDS encoding DUF2461 domain-containing protein, with product MSTIPKTAFEFLKDLKNNNHRDWMTENKKRYQNNEKILKVFYASIAERLNEKDEIEKTKVFRINRDIRFSKNKTPYNVHRSASFSRAGAHRRGGYYLRLEPGNSLMAGGFFSPESADLLRIRKEFEMDDQEIREILSETDFKNSFDGFNPSNQVKTAPKGFSKDHPNIDLIKNKSFYVTHNFTDAEVFAPDFLDKVVYHYELLRPFFDYMSDVLTTDLNGVSLID from the coding sequence ATGAGTACAATACCAAAAACAGCATTTGAGTTTTTAAAGGATTTAAAAAATAACAATCATCGAGATTGGATGACCGAAAATAAGAAGCGATACCAAAATAATGAAAAGATATTGAAAGTGTTTTATGCGTCTATTGCAGAGCGTTTAAATGAGAAAGATGAGATCGAAAAAACCAAAGTATTTAGAATTAATCGAGATATCCGCTTTAGCAAAAATAAAACACCCTATAATGTGCACCGTAGCGCAAGTTTTAGTAGGGCAGGAGCACATAGAAGAGGAGGATATTATTTACGTCTAGAACCTGGTAATTCGCTTATGGCCGGAGGCTTTTTTAGTCCAGAATCAGCAGATTTATTACGTATCAGGAAAGAATTTGAAATGGATGATCAGGAGATTAGAGAAATTTTGTCTGAAACAGACTTTAAAAATTCATTTGATGGTTTTAATCCTTCAAATCAGGTAAAAACTGCTCCTAAAGGATTTAGCAAAGATCATCCTAATATTGATTTGATCAAAAATAAATCATTTTATGTAACCCATAATTTTACAGATGCTGAGGTTTTTGCACCTGATTTCTTGGATAAAGTAGTTTATCATTATGAATTGTTAAGACCGTTTTTTGATTATATGAGTGATGTACTTACCACTGATCTTAATGGAGTCTCATTAATAGACTAA
- a CDS encoding sensor histidine kinase, with amino-acid sequence MKKYLDKKLFLILLGYVAMYHIVFISKGVLLKLYEVKPYTNIAWKQITYDIIIANLIIVPPAVILILIITKMMIDKEYKWRSIIGVHFLFSLLFGLYLYVISYVYVSITESVNSKLFSRQGVITIISDSNLHFLGYVGFVTIIYSYYYIKRTTKTEIQKAVLAKQLTDIKMEVLKSQLNPHFLFNTLNSISALIKEDQKKAQDMVANLGDLLREILILKEVNLIPVYKEVQVLNKYIDIMKMRFSDHLTIDIKIEDNIKGVMIPTMLIQPIIENSLKHGYSYDTTDLNVNMHIYQQDNWLIILIKNNGQPLFENKTNQGLGIKNVKERLHTLYHHDFEFIFNTNPNHKGVHTIMKIPIHNNLDK; translated from the coding sequence GTGAAAAAATATTTAGACAAAAAGCTATTTCTTATACTATTGGGGTATGTAGCTATGTATCATATTGTTTTTATATCAAAAGGAGTATTATTAAAGTTATATGAGGTAAAACCTTATACAAATATAGCCTGGAAACAAATCACTTATGATATCATAATTGCTAACTTGATTATCGTTCCTCCTGCAGTAATACTCATTCTAATAATAACAAAAATGATGATCGACAAGGAGTACAAGTGGAGATCTATCATTGGAGTTCATTTCTTATTTTCATTACTTTTTGGTCTCTATTTATACGTGATTAGCTATGTCTATGTAAGCATTACAGAAAGTGTGAATTCTAAATTATTTAGTAGACAAGGAGTTATTACTATCATATCAGATTCTAATTTGCATTTTTTGGGATATGTAGGGTTTGTTACTATTATTTATTCTTACTACTACATTAAGAGAACTACCAAAACCGAAATACAAAAAGCTGTATTAGCTAAACAACTTACAGATATTAAGATGGAAGTTCTTAAATCTCAATTAAATCCTCATTTTTTGTTTAATACTTTAAATAGCATTTCTGCTCTTATAAAAGAAGATCAAAAAAAGGCACAAGATATGGTCGCAAACCTAGGTGATTTGCTAAGAGAAATTCTAATTTTAAAAGAAGTAAATCTAATTCCTGTATACAAAGAAGTGCAAGTTCTTAATAAATATATAGATATCATGAAGATGCGTTTTTCTGATCATTTGACAATAGATATCAAAATAGAAGATAACATAAAAGGGGTTATGATCCCTACAATGCTTATACAACCTATTATAGAAAATTCTTTAAAACACGGGTATTCTTATGACACTACAGACCTAAACGTGAATATGCATATATATCAACAAGATAACTGGTTAATCATTTTAATTAAAAATAATGGTCAACCATTATTTGAGAACAAAACCAATCAGGGTCTTGGAATAAAGAATGTAAAAGAGCGATTGCATACTCTTTATCATCATGATTTTGAATTTATTTTTAATACTAATCCTAATCATAAAGGAGTACATACAATTATGAAGATTCCTATTCACAATAACTTAGATAAATAA
- a CDS encoding LytTR family DNA-binding domain-containing protein codes for MKISTLIIDDEPLARKLIANLLISISEIEVVGHCKTGQQAILMINEMYPDLIFLDIQLKDMTGFDVLEKITSKVPLVIFVSAFDSFAIKAFDFFAFDYLLKPYKEERFYRSVHRVIDIFKKDETVNLEKKINALLKHVKPIDYSSHKRKIPVSLGNKTLFVSPYNIQYIIASNYYVEIYTDKTKYVLRESMYNLLNKLDNKEFIRIHRSTIINIECIKELINFNRGEISVKMKDLKQLKVSRSYKKEFLIKMGL; via the coding sequence GATGATGAGCCTTTGGCCAGAAAATTAATAGCAAACTTACTCATTAGTATTTCTGAAATTGAAGTAGTAGGACATTGTAAAACAGGTCAACAAGCCATACTAATGATAAATGAAATGTATCCTGACTTAATTTTTTTAGACATTCAGTTAAAAGACATGACTGGTTTTGATGTTTTAGAAAAAATTACGTCAAAAGTTCCTCTAGTTATATTTGTAAGTGCTTTTGATTCATTTGCGATAAAAGCATTTGATTTTTTTGCTTTCGATTATTTGTTAAAACCTTATAAAGAGGAGCGTTTTTATAGATCTGTACACAGAGTTATTGATATTTTTAAAAAAGACGAAACCGTAAATCTCGAAAAGAAAATAAACGCTCTGTTAAAACATGTAAAACCAATAGACTATTCTTCTCATAAAAGAAAAATCCCAGTTTCTTTAGGTAATAAAACGCTCTTTGTTTCTCCTTATAACATTCAATACATAATAGCTTCAAATTATTATGTAGAGATCTATACAGATAAAACAAAATATGTACTTCGCGAATCTATGTATAATCTCTTAAACAAATTAGACAATAAAGAATTTATTAGAATACACCGCTCTACAATTATAAATATAGAATGTATCAAGGAACTAATTAATTTTAATCGAGGAGAGATTAGTGTAAAAATGAAGGATCTTAAACAACTTAAAGTAAGCAGAAGTTATAAAAAGGAATTTTTGATTAAAATGGGATTATAG